One genomic segment of Arachis duranensis cultivar V14167 chromosome 4, aradu.V14167.gnm2.J7QH, whole genome shotgun sequence includes these proteins:
- the LOC107486547 gene encoding WPP domain-interacting tail-anchored protein 1 — protein MDTQSGEDEYDIDFIVSTMLTRLELNLACFSEKVTNLGIFVMNLETLECELETMILEKNGIDGMVMDMECAEKGLEFDLLCGVLDSEVSELGVFLGTLHAEIAEAEQFVSSTNSIWRNRLEVSEEGFKQSEEQLSEIKKQSTDFQRTLSSYKREESGNAEEGVKIPEDDHSSDVKTGMNMQTIEQQRHILRMLEKSLANEMDLEKNINKSRQIEETLKLRIASLEQELIHAEEEAADVCERWFEADNAREILMGISVDLLGKLQISQFNLNGLNQRESELRARLESGNSDKVSSLEKQLKEYESQLLNTKASADEYQKQYTAMCSEIRDMENLVFELKEKNVEQLEKQLKEYDLRLQQAVASVEASQEKQSMLCSTIKDMELVIEDLKSKVSKAEIRADSAEDKCIIISETNAELNEELSFLRNRLECLEGSLHLVEEAKVATAKDIRNRTMIFQNLITQIALERERLNKQLSSLASENKILAVKLKQAANGIFPESNASSANDYEADRCWMNFSANDNQTKVGDSLPDAGSVRRIDAGVLGFKFLFKSFLVVLVSAVAFQFFKDVNVDFGL, from the exons ATGGATACTCAGAGTGGAGAAGATGAATATGATATAGATTTTATTGTTTCCACAATGCTGACGAGGCTGGAGCTGAATCTTGCATGTTTCTCAGAGAAAGTTACAAACTTGGGCATCTTTGTGATGAACTTGGAGACCCTTGAGTGTGAATTGGAGACAatgattttggaaaaaaatggcATTGATGGAATGGTAATGGACATGGAATGTGCTGAGAAGGGGCTTGAGTTTGATCTGTTGTGTGGAGTGTTGGATTCTGAGGTGAGCGAATTGGGTGTGTTCTTGGGGACCCTTCATGCTGAGATTGCTGAAGCTGAGCAGTTTGTGTCTTCTACCAACAGCATTTGGAGGAACCGGTTGGAAGTTTCTGAAGAAGGGTTCAAGCAATCTGAGGAGCAGCTCTCTGAGATTAAGAAGCAATCTACTGATTTTCAGAGGACTTTGTCTTCTTATAAGAGAGAAGAAAGTG GTAATGCTGAAGAGGGTGTGAAAATCCCAGAGGATGATCACTCTTCGGATGTCAAAACAGGAATGAATATGCAAACAATTGAGCAACAAAGACATATTCTGAGGATGTTGGAGAAATCTTTAGCAAATGAAATGGATCTTGAGAAGAATATCAATAAGTCAAGACAAATTGAAGAAACTCTAAAGCTTAGGATAGCTTCTTTAGAGCAAGAGCTAATTCATGCGGAGGAAGAAGCTGCTGATGTTTGTGAAAGATGGTTTGAGGCAGACAATGCACGTGAGAtcttgatgggaatttcagtaGACCTGTTAGGCAAGCTCCAGATTTCTCAGTTCAATTTGAATGGTTTAAATCAGAGAGAATCTGAGCTCAGAGCTAGGCTTGAAAGCGGCAATTCAGATAAGGTGTCTTCACTTGAAAAGCAGCTAAAAGAATATGAATCTCAACTCCTGAATACAAAGGCCTCTGCTGATGAATATCAGAAACAGTATACTGCGATGTGTTCCGAAATAAGAGACATGGAAAACCTTGTTTTTGAGCTGAAAGAAAAGAATGTAGAACAACTTGAGAAGCAATTAAAGGAATATGATTTACGACTCCAGCAAGCAGTCGCATCTGTTGAAGCTAGTCAGGAGAAGCAAAGTATGTTATGTTCCACAATTAAAGATATGGAGCTTGTGATAGAGGATCTGAAGTCAAAGGTTTCTAAAGCTGAGATACGGGCTGACAGTGCAGAGGACAAGTGTATCATAATATCCGAAACTAACGCAGAGTTGAATGAGGAGCTAAGCTTCTTGCGAAATAGATTGGAATGCTTGGAGGGATCATTGCACCTGGTGGAGGAAGCCAAAGTGGCAACTGCAAAGGACATCAGAAATCGGACAATGATTTTCCAGAATTTGATAACACAGATTGCTCTTGAAAGAGAACGTCTTAATAAGCAG CTTTCTTCCTTAGCAAGTGAGAACAAAATTTTGGCAGTAAAGCTAAAGCAGGCGGCAAATGGTATTTTTCCAGAATCTAATGCTTCGTCGGCGAATGACTATGAG gcgGACAGGTGTTGGATGAATTTTTCTGCAAATGATAATCAAACCAAGGTTGGGGATTCTCTGCCGGATGCCGGGTCAGTGAGGAGAATAGATGCCGGAGTTCTTGGTTTTAAGTTCTTGTTCAAATCGTTTCTTGTTGTACTGGTTTCAGCTGTAGCTTTCCAGTTTTTCAAGGATGTGAATGTTGATTTCGGTCTATAA
- the LOC110280348 gene encoding F-box/kelch-repeat protein At3g23880-like translates to MELYSLSKRLRHFTAAPTQPIHLSSDKSYLNGRTDTSRFLESHRCSVVSDPQVPRREWDADILLNILFRLDVKSLTRFKCVCKDWQHNLGSPLFLKNYVQNSVLRLTGFIFQPHMYLIQSSYIRVETSGTNMWEMFLGGLPEDVYILASCNGLLCFYSISQEPALYVCNPANKQCLKLPPSSGGYISIGIAFDYEGGSIDSATNSAKFKLVKVVNAQPMISTDLRFQIYSSETRSWKMSNATCKGGILLKNKGIYLRGVLYWLGECKRILVFDVRTELALWILRPCAAKDTCSSSSCIGESNGTLHYVSLTKTLGLCVWSLEHYFGEWTLEYKMSFEDFKEQCELTFPKFLVDKSAVTPLAFKDWVLPLLIRGKDQVIVYDFKNRKMTWACSLKRYDPGATVFSHSMSLVPLNDA, encoded by the exons ATGGAGCTGTACTCACTTTCAAAGCGCCTCCGCCACTTCACCGCCGCACCTACTCAGCCCATCCATCTCTCCTCCGACAAGTCATACCTCAACGGTCGCACCGACACCTCGCGGTTCTTGGAATCACATCGCTGCTCCGTCGTCTCCGATCCTCAAGTTCCG agAAGGGAGTGGGATGCTGACATATTACTCAACATTCTGTTCCGGCTGGATGTGAAGTCATTGACTCGTTTCAAGTGTGTTTGCAAAGATTGGCAACACAACCTTGGGAGCCCTTTATTCCTGAAAAATTATGTGCAAAATAGTGTGCTGAGATTAACCGGTTTCATCTTTCAGCCACATATGTACCTGATCCAATCTAGCTACATCCGCGTGGAGACAAGTGGAACCAATATGTGGGAGATGTTCCTAGGTGGTCTTCCTGAAGATGTTTATATCTTGGCATCATGCAATGGCTTGCTCTGTTTCTATAGCATTTCACAAGAACCAGCTTTATATGTATGCAACCCTGCAAACAAACAATGTCTTAAGTTGCCGCCATCTAGCGGCGGATACATAAGCATTGGAATTGCTTTTGACTATGAAGGAGGATCCATTGACAGTGCCACCAACTCTGCCAAGTTCAAGTTAGTTAAAGTTGTTAATGCTCAACCAATGATTTCTACTGACTTGAGATTTCAAATTTATTCGTCAGAAACAAGATCTTGGAAGATGTCAAATGCAACCTGCAAAGGCGGGATATTGTTGAAGAATAAAGGAATTTACTTAAGAGGTGTCTTATATTGGCTTGGCGAATGCAAAAGAATACTGGTTTTTGATGTTCGGACCGAGTTAGCTTTGTGGATTCTTAGGCCATGCGCTGCCAAAGATACTTGTTCGTCGTCATCATGCATCGGAGAGTCTAATGGCACACTGCATTATGTCTCACTGACAAAAACATTAGGTCTTTGTGTGTGGAGTCTTGAGCATTATTTTGGAGAATGGACTCTTGAGTACAAGATGTCTTTTGAGGATTTTAAAGAACAATGTGAACTTACTTTTCCCAAATTTTTAGTGGATAAATCGGCAGTAACTCCTCTAGCCTTCAAAGACTGGGTGTTGCCGCTGCTAATTCGTGGTAAGGATCAAGTAATTGTCTATGATTTTAAGAACAGAAAGATGACTTGGGCGTGCAGCTTGAAACGTTATGACCCAGGTGCAACAGTGTTTTCTCATTCCATGAGCTTGGTTCCATTGAATGATGCATAG